The following are encoded in a window of Rhodomicrobium lacus genomic DNA:
- a CDS encoding TSUP family transporter, with protein MDYLSPEVAVLLTAVGLVAGFVDAIAGGGGLLAIPALLAAGLPVQAALATNKLQGTFGSFSASLKFIRRGYVSFDEIRVPIAFTFAGGALGAILVQTLDPGFLRSLIPVLLIASALYFMFSPHISDVERHQRMSHAMFGALVGTSIGFYDGFFGPGTGSFFVVACVSLLGFTMTKATAHTKVLNFTSNIASLAFFIVGGNVVWEVGLLMALGQVIGARLGAEVVIGRGAAIVRPMLVTVCLIMTVKLALDAYAPGWGRAVLAFAH; from the coding sequence ATGGACTATCTTTCGCCTGAGGTCGCTGTCCTTCTGACGGCGGTCGGTCTTGTCGCCGGCTTCGTCGATGCCATTGCCGGCGGGGGCGGGTTGCTGGCGATACCGGCGTTGCTGGCGGCGGGCCTCCCGGTGCAGGCGGCTCTGGCTACTAACAAGCTGCAAGGCACATTCGGAAGTTTCTCGGCTTCGCTGAAGTTCATCAGAAGGGGTTACGTTTCCTTCGATGAAATCCGCGTGCCGATCGCATTCACCTTTGCCGGGGGCGCGCTCGGGGCAATCCTCGTTCAAACGCTCGACCCGGGGTTCCTTCGGTCGCTGATCCCGGTGCTTCTGATCGCCAGTGCGCTTTACTTCATGTTCTCGCCTCACATTTCGGACGTGGAACGGCACCAGCGCATGAGCCACGCAATGTTCGGTGCTCTGGTCGGAACGAGCATCGGCTTCTACGACGGCTTTTTCGGACCGGGAACAGGCTCCTTTTTCGTGGTGGCGTGCGTGTCGTTGCTCGGCTTCACGATGACGAAGGCTACCGCGCATACGAAAGTGCTGAATTTCACCAGCAATATTGCCTCCCTCGCCTTTTTCATCGTCGGCGGCAATGTGGTCTGGGAGGTTGGCCTGCTGATGGCGCTGGGGCAGGTGATCGGGGCCCGTCTGGGAGCCGAAGTCGTTATCGGGAGGGGCGCTGCAATCGTCAGGCCGATGCTCGTGACGGTCTGTTTGATCATGACGGTCAAGCTGGCCCTCGACGCCTATGCGCCGGGTTGGGGACGAGCCGTCCTCGCGTTTGCCCATTAG
- a CDS encoding protein-L-isoaspartate(D-aspartate) O-methyltransferase: MMDERLESLIYLLQRNAIADPRVLAAMRDIPRDFFIEAANLKPLAYADEALPIECGQTISQPYIVAYMTERLNVQRKHDVLEIGTGSGYQTAILSRLARHVYTIEIHEELHRLAVGRFKALGLDNITALCGDGSKGWPEHRLFDRILVTAGVSAAPPDLVGQLGPCGAMVIPLGKTSSQRIALVARAETRVDYQSLIPVRFVPLL, from the coding sequence ATGATGGACGAGCGGCTGGAAAGTCTGATCTACCTTCTGCAGCGGAACGCCATCGCCGATCCGCGCGTGCTCGCTGCCATGAGGGACATCCCCCGCGATTTCTTCATAGAGGCCGCAAATCTGAAGCCGCTTGCCTATGCCGACGAAGCGCTTCCGATCGAATGCGGCCAGACGATTTCGCAGCCCTATATTGTCGCCTACATGACCGAGCGGCTGAACGTGCAGCGCAAGCACGATGTGCTCGAAATCGGCACCGGTTCAGGGTATCAGACCGCCATCCTCTCCCGGCTGGCGCGCCATGTCTATACGATAGAAATTCACGAGGAGCTTCACCGGCTGGCGGTCGGTCGTTTCAAGGCGCTTGGTCTCGACAACATCACCGCGCTCTGTGGCGATGGCTCGAAGGGCTGGCCGGAGCACCGGCTTTTCGACCGGATTCTCGTCACGGCGGGTGTCAGCGCGGCACCGCCCGACCTCGTGGGCCAGCTTGGCCCCTGCGGCGCCATGGTGATTCCCCTCGGCAAGACGTCATCGCAGCGGATCGCGCTCGTCGCCCGCGCCGAGACCCGGGTGGATTATCAGAGCCTTATTCCCGTCCGCTTCGTGCCGCTCCTCTGA
- the surE gene encoding 5'/3'-nucleotidase SurE, which translates to MRILITNDDGIEAPGLDVLQKIANDLSDDVWVVAPETDQSGAAHSLTLHEPLRLRKLSDRIFAVKGTPTDCVIMGVRHVLADKAPDLVLSGVNRGSNVADDVTYSGTIAGAIEGTLLGIPSIAMSLAVDWEDLDRIHWQTPMQLGADLVRTLLEAGWPKDVFLNVNFPDREPERVQRIKITEQGRRDPDYLRIEDRMDTRNNPYYWLGFKPLSMITGEGTDLHAVKSGAISVTPLCLNLTHRETCRKLSAFIEK; encoded by the coding sequence ATGCGGATCCTCATCACGAACGACGACGGCATCGAAGCGCCCGGGCTCGATGTTCTTCAAAAGATCGCCAACGATCTTTCCGACGATGTCTGGGTGGTCGCGCCCGAGACCGACCAGAGCGGCGCCGCGCACTCGCTCACGCTGCACGAGCCGCTTCGCCTGCGCAAACTCTCGGACCGAATCTTCGCCGTGAAGGGTACGCCGACGGACTGCGTGATCATGGGCGTGCGCCATGTGCTGGCCGACAAGGCACCGGACCTCGTTCTGTCGGGCGTCAACCGCGGCTCGAATGTTGCCGACGACGTGACCTATTCCGGCACGATCGCGGGCGCCATCGAGGGGACGCTGCTCGGCATTCCGTCCATCGCCATGAGCCTCGCCGTCGACTGGGAAGATCTCGACAGGATCCACTGGCAGACGCCGATGCAGCTTGGAGCCGACCTCGTTCGGACGCTGCTGGAAGCGGGATGGCCGAAAGATGTTTTTTTAAATGTAAATTTTCCGGACAGGGAACCGGAACGTGTCCAAAGAATTAAGATCACCGAGCAAGGGCGTCGTGACCCTGACTATCTCCGCATCGAAGACCGCATGGATACGCGCAACAACCCCTATTACTGGCTGGGGTTCAAGCCGCTGTCCATGATCACGGGGGAGGGGACCGACCTTCACGCGGTGAAGTCGGGCGCAATATCTGTCACGCCGCTTTGCCTGAACCTGACGCACAGAGAAACCTGTCGGAAACTGTCAGCCTTTATCGAAAAATAG